In the Elusimicrobiota bacterium genome, GCTTATTTTTTTATTTAAATTTTATTTTGATGATTATTTTGTTCAAAGATTTATTAAATGATTATAAGGAAATTGTTGATACTAAAAGGAAAAGAATGCTTGCTATAATACTTATATATGTAATGGTTGTAAATTTTTTTTGGCTAGATTTTCATCTAGGTCAAGTAAATTTTATTGTATGCTTTTTGACTATTTTAGGTATAAGGTTATATTATGAAAAAAAATATGGTCTCTCTGCTTTTTGTTTGGTTTTATCAACTTTTAAAGTAGTGCCCCTAATTTTTTTCTTTTTTGTTTTGTTTAGTAAGAAAGTAAAATATATATTATTTTATTTAGGCTTTTTAATATTTTTCATATTATTGCCTCTTTTTCATTTTGGAATTGAAGAAGGTTTTTTGCTCTATAAAAACTTCTATACATTAGCAATCTTACAAAAAGCTGGTATTAACAGCATAGGCTTGAATCAGTTCAATAATAATCAGTCTTTATGGAAATTATTCGGTAATTTACTAAAAGCTTTACAAATTAGTAGTAATGAAATACTAATATTTGCAATAGTTTCTTTATTATTGATTGCTTTGTTTTATACTTTTTTATTGACTAAAGAGCTATACAATAAAAAAATTGAAATTATATATTTAATAGGTTCAGGTTTTATTCTATTAATGTTACTTTTCTCTCCAGATACAGCCAGTTCAAGTCATCTTACGAATTTACTGCTGCCTTATTCTATATTAGTTTTTAATGTTCTAAAAACTAAAGGAAAAACAGAAATTGCTTTGATTTCTTTGGTTTTGATTGGA is a window encoding:
- a CDS encoding glycosyltransferase 87 family protein; this encodes MKLDLLKRRYSLKKILILSGIFLLILLFGIIYFSNSWDFKTFYDIGMLARQKNNIYLASQTTGLFVFYSPFFSILMMLFTFFPERVSACLFFYLNFILMIILFKDLLNDYKEIVDTKRKRMLAIILIYVMVVNFFWLDFHLGQVNFIVCFLTILGIRLYYEKKYGLSAFCLVLSTFKVVPLIFFFFVLFSKKVKYILFYLGFLIFFILLPLFHFGIEEGFLLYKNFYTLAILQKAGINSIGLNQFNNNQSLWKLFGNLLKALQISSNEILIFAIVSLLLIALFYTFLLTKELYNKKIEIIYLIGSGFILLMLLFSPDTASSSHLTNLLLPYSILVFNVLKTKGKTEIALISLVLIGNIFATEEIIGKKIDRIFHQNYGFTIIMLMVLFYVFYRLNEIRKTKLFDVSN